CCCATCTGGCCCGGCTGCGGCAGATCGCCGATCTGCTCGACCGCGGCTACACCCTGGCCTCGATCAAGGAGCTCCTGGAGGCCTGGGACGCCGGGCGCGGGCTGGGCGGAGTGCTCGGTCTGGTCGCCGAGGTGCAGGGCCCGTGGACGGACGAGGAGGCGGCGCGGATCTCCCGCGCGGAGCTCGACGGGAAGTTCGGCGGGAAGCCGGACGAGGCCGCCGTCGCGGAGGCGGTGGATCTCGGCGTCCTGGAGCGCATCCCGGGCCGGGACGACGAATTCCTGGTGCCCAGCCCCCAGGAGCTCGCGGTCGCCGCCGAGTTGTACGCCGCCGGGGTACCGCTCCCGGCGATCTCCGGTCATCTGCGGGAACTTCGCGGGCAGGTCGAGCACATCGCCTCCCGTTTCCTGGAGTTCACCACCGAGCATGTCTTCGCGCGCTACCTGGGGCACCGTCCGCCGACCGACGCGGACGCGGCCGAAGCGGCGTCGCTGGTACGGCGGCTGCGGCCGCTCGCGCAGCAGACGGT
The Streptomyces lunaelactis genome window above contains:
- a CDS encoding MerR family transcriptional regulator — translated: MSEQSVGQSVAEYRIEDLAHHSGATVRTIRAYQDRGLLPKPERRGRANVYGSAHLARLRQIADLLDRGYTLASIKELLEAWDAGRGLGGVLGLVAEVQGPWTDEEAARISRAELDGKFGGKPDEAAVAEAVDLGVLERIPGRDDEFLVPSPQELAVAAELYAAGVPLPAISGHLRELRGQVEHIASRFLEFTTEHVFARYLGHRPPTDADAAEAASLVRRLRPLAQQTVDAELARAMRTFATRHLQQHLSPERLPPADTEPRSVTLPAGTIRSVHALVGEENAAAFITAATERELQARTLDSLMSINGDSGQVNQTS